The genomic stretch aaaaaaaaaaaaaaaaaaaaaacattggttgaaataataataaatatagagggcttaattaaatattcctAAAGGAGAAATAATTACTACATTAAAgtagatattataaaaaaaaaataaataaataataaaacataaaatataataaaataaaataaaataaaataaaataatgaaatataaatatttttaaataatttataaaatatatatctttataatatatagggtatatttaaaaaaaaaaaaaaaaaaaaagtgaaaaatattttcattttcaactgtcattcttaatatatatatatattatatatgtatattcttttattttttttttttttttttgttttatttctttctatAAATGGAAGAAAGCTAGATACACATATTTTAATCcaagtatttatattaaaccAATTAagtttgtgttttttttaaaaaaatattatgttctacttttttttcttcgtaCTTTAAAGAATTATGggacatttaaaaaatttataaataaaaaaaaatatatatatatatatatatatatattttttttttttaatacgaTGGATGAGCAGATAAAAGGGTACttgaataattttaaaaacaagGTGGGTAAAACCATTTTGATATCGTCAGGTAAGAATAACCATAAAatagatataaattatgtaaaaGAGGTTTTAATAAAGTCTAATATAAAAAGAcatatagaaataaataataaatttgttgaattatttaaaaggttaaataaaaatattaattgttTAAGTGaattacataatattttatgtttagaAAAGAATAAGCATATTGATAAATATGAGAATTTATTGAGTAAGGAATATTTctttgagaaaaaaaaaaaggaagaaagtTATATAAACGAAAAATATTGTTTcattgaaaatataataaagagtATGAGAACGATTCTTTTAAAATGTGATGAAATTctagatatatttaaagaattatatttattcttttatttgtaCCTATATAAATTTGCttgtaatataaatgacTTCGTgggatatttatataatcataaggatgttgaagaaaataaaaaattaaaactttTATCAATGATGAATAATAagagtaatagtaataattataaaaataatgataacacatgtaataataatcataataattataaaaataatgataacatatgtaataataatcataacaattgtaatattttatttgataaCCCTTgttgttttaataaaaatttacttTGTGAAATATTTTGCCTAAATAAGATATGTGAAGAAGAGTTAGCTCATTTTTACCCACAAAAATTATTTCTGTCAaagttttataataataaaagcattaataaattcttaaaatttattttacttaaagaaaaagaggaatttaattttatatatttaaaagaagtagaacttttttttttgttaacatgtgtattatattatatggaaAGAGATATGAATCTTAAGGTTCATATGAACGAAGTAATAATGaaacatattaataagaatatCACAGGAGAAAAGAAGgaaaagataaataaaaataataaatatttatttgatataaACAATACTTTGGATGAACagatttttaaaaattattcaaaaaccattttttataatcccTACatgaataaaatgaaaaaaatatcttatattatatgaacagaaaattaaaagaaaaaaataaaaacataaaaaaataaaaacataaaaaaataaaaacataaaaaaataaaaagataaaataataaaaacataaaaaaataaaaaaataaaaaaatgtggaAGTATACATAAGGGAGGCTATTCagtcttttatttttttgtgtaatcatttttttgtcctacatatatatatatatatatatatatatatatatatgtatatttttttttattattttttttttttttcctaccaaactaatttattttaatctttttaattttttaatattcatgTTTGATTTTGAGTTTAATATAaggttttaaaaattttgtgaattaacaataaaatatatacatatataattattaaaaataaaacaaaagaaaaaatatatatatatatatatatatatgaacatgctcatacatatatttaaacatataaaacaacaatttaattatatgtttataaaaataataaataaaaaaaataagagaaTAAAATGGccaatatatatgtatatataaattacttataaaaaaaaaaaataaaataaaataaaatgaaatgaaatgaaaagaaaattatttaatccCTTCattgaaatatttatattaaactCTCATTAACATAAAGAAGGAGTAGTATTGATGACAAAGTTGATGTGATGAATAACCAGAccatctaaaaaaaaaaaataaaaaataaaaaataaaataaaaaataaaataaaaaataaaataaaaaataaaataagggatatataaataaataaatatatatatatatatatatatatatatatatatatttttatatatttatatttatattcatttttatttttttcatacatTAATTCCTGTTAAATCGGATTTGTCTGAAATTAAAGTATCCTTCCATCGAATGGCTAAAAGGAACTCCAATGAAAGTATAATAATTTcgagaaatatataaaaggcTCTTTTAGGAGTCATtctaaaggaaaaaaaaaatatatatattacatataatatatatatatatatatatatatatatatatatatatatatatatatatatttatatttatttatttatttaatattttttataatattccaCTTACCCTTCCTTAAGAAAGCGATAAAATTCCTTACATGCCTTGcctaaaaaaaattaaggaaTATACAACAAAATAGCTATAATAACACgctcatattatatatttatgtacatatatttaggtatatatctatatatatattatggcATAGTTTTTCATGTCTTACCAGAAATAAAACCTATGGCAAATGTTCTAGCTATAACTATTAAATTTACATGATGTAACTGAATCTCagcttttaaaaaaaatacatttaaatctataatatttgtaataaatgATAAGAATATTAGTATTAATAGGGTACTACTATTTGTAAATACTTTTCTACATAATTTATCAATAGTAGGAAATATGATATTCTTTTTGTTTGGCTTTATTTTATCTGGGATTTTCCAATCATAAAGTTCGATGTTAAAATACTTCATAAAAAGAATACTGGCTACTATACCAATCAGGTTACAGCTCAACACATCAAGGAATATCTAACACACGGTGTGAATaggatgtatatataaatatatatatatatatatatatatattttttttttttttttttttttttttttttttttttcacttaCGTGATCCCACCAACATTCATAAAAGTTGGGAAGTATATGCTGGAATCTTAATTCTATCAATTCAAATATGACACTGTTTAtattcaaaagaaaaaaatttcgGATGATCATACCTTTGGCAAACCATCCCCATAAGTGAGCACAAACAAACCAATCGATTTTATcctaataaaaaaggaaataaataaatacatacatacatatatacatatatatatgtatatatttttagaatgttctatttttcttttaagtaTCCTTACTGATATATTCGCTAAGTTATTACAATTTTCCATGTACGACTTTTCGACTGCATGAAATTCTATATTCTTGTTCAGGAAACGCAGAATAGTTCGAACTTCGCTAGTCgactatataaaaaaaaaataataataataaatatatatatatttttatgcatatataaatatatacatatatattttatttttattttttttattttaaattttttacgAAAAAGTGAAGGAACATAATTATGACATAATATATGAGAATTAAATAGTTTAaaatttttgttaatatacTAATTTTAGGTGTCTTAGCATATTTCTGCATcacataatataatgtaataagATTAAATAGGGACATAACCAAGGATCTAAAGAAGAAGAGTAAGATAGATGAACGTAACAATggatgaataaataaataaatatatatatatatatatatatatatatgtatgtatgtgtgtgtgtgtgttcTCCTTTTATATCTTACATTATTATCCTTGTATTAAAATCTAATAAAACATTTGCATTTGATAACAGTAATGTTGTTAATAATGAGGAGGCAAACAAATATACGCTCTTCCTATATAAACAAAACAGAAATGTGTACACAACAagtataaaaagaaatgaataaatatataaatatatatatatatatatatatatatatatatttatttatttatttatttatatgtgcaTTCCTATTTATCAATACTTAATATATGCTATGTACACACAGTATCATCATCATACactttttgttttctttccaacttacatatttttttttatagtacTTTTTTCCTATTatgtttcttatttttataaatataaatgaaatatacacttgatatatactatattatatatatattattttatatttattttaaaaaaagaagatgttattaaatatatatatatatatatgtacaagttgaatatatttttaaacatttatataaaagaacacacatataaaatattattccaaataaaaatatattttttaaatatttataaattggttattcaaagaaaatgaaaagaagaatatataaaattaaatatttacatatatatatatatatatatatatatatatatatatatatatatatatttatatatgtgtgtaaaacaaaaaatattcaaactTCTATATAAACTAAACACAacctattttatatattcattttgaggtataaataaataaataaatatacatatatatatatatatatatatatatatatttatataacacaAACTAAAAACAttgaatttattatatatatatatatatttatatgacaCAAACTACAAACattgaatataaaaagaaatatatatacatacatatatatatatatataattatatattatatgaatatttccttttccttcttttttataaataaatatattcataattactattcatttaataataaaattgggGCATGTTCTAAAatcataagaaaaaaaaaaaaaacatatatatttatatatatatatgtatatagaaaaataaggaaaaaatttGGAAAAATGGATAAAATATGGGAAAATGGGGGAAaagaagaattattaaatcaATTGAAtgaattacaaaaaaaaaaaaaaaaaaaaaaaaaaaaaaaaaaaaaaatattataaaaccaGTTGTGAATTGTAACaagaatgaatataaaataatttatatgtatgtatatatatatatatatatattagaatatTGTAatggtataaaaaaaaagaaaaaaatgaattgtCAGAAGCAGTTATTTattgtaatattaaatacaatataatattattttatattatattatattataattttttaaatatttcttatttatattaagaaaatattaaaaaaaacaaagcacgaaaaaatagaaaaataataaaaaatatggaaaaaaagattaaaaaacaaataaataaaataacaaaattaaaaaaaaaaagaattgttttaaaataatgtatatatatatatatatatatatatatatatatatatatatatattattgtaattaacaaaatttgaatattatatttttattctacataaaaaaaaatatattagtatTTATTCGTTTATAGATTGTTTgggataaatatttatatataatatatatatagactattattattttattttaataaataaataaaaacaagagaaaaaaaaaaaaaaaaaaaaaaaaaaaaaaaaaaaaaaaaaagggttaaaaaattttaaaaaaacccTTTccctttttaaaatttttccCCCCATTTCCAAAccaaatttaaaaatttttttaaatttaaatccccggtttttttttttttttttttttttttctttatttcacATGTTTAATGTTCTTACtccattaaaaaaaaaatttcttttttaataagatATTGAAAAagtagaaaatattataatatatatatgtatgtgttaatgttcttatttatatatattgtatatatataaaataaataatatattatattataataatcaggGGATAATAAAGTAAATCATTATAGTATTATCAAAaggttcatatatatatataatatatattttatatatatgtgttaatATTCtcgtttatttatattgaatatatataaaatataaataatttattataataatcacgggataataaaataaaaattataatattataaaaaatttcatatatatatataatatatatataaataataatattaatgatgttTTAAGATTGtaatatgatttatatatttaaaagaaatatataattatatcaaAAGATCATTGAATATatcaataaattttatttttatgtaattttcaaaattaaatacataatatttttgtatttaaattattgGTTCAACATAATCATTAAcatacaagaaaaaaaaaaaaaaaaaaaaaaaaaaggagtaTTCAAGTATtagtacatattatataataaatatatatatttatttttataaaacgagaaaaaatatgtatacatatatataaaatatatatattgttcttATAAGAAAAGCCAtaataaatgttttaaaaaaatttccaTATTTCAacctttaaataaataaatatgaagacGAGGAAGTTGGTTAAAATAcatctttttatttactttAAGTAACATACcaaaacattattatttataggtaaataaataaataaataaataaataaataatataaatttttatattattttataaagattATTACGTAGTGTTATTAagtattttttgttttcttcatttttttttattttaaaagaacaaaattataatacaattatttttatattataaggaatacattataaaaaaaataaaagatgatGTATTTAagggaaaaaagaaaaagaaaaagaaaaaaaaaaaaggtcattgtattttattatatatatatatatatatatatatatatatatttatttatttaaaggtTGAAATAtggaaatttttttaaaacatttattaTGGCTTTTCTTATaagaacaatatatatattttatatatatgtatacatattttttctcgttttataaaaatatttatttatttatatgtacatatttaaagagttcattttattttatgacattataaaatattagcACATGGGCATTTTATATAACacgtattttttattatacttgttataatttttcaataTGCTCATATAATTCTCATATTTTTCCattcattaaaaataaagagtaatcttatttatttatatataaatataaatttaattttttttttccaaatatttatattttataatgtattttctgattttactattattataatataaaatataattataatatataaaataacaaaataaagtacttttaaaagatataatatgtatatatatatatataatatatataatatatttatataataattatcatatcgtcgtataatataaaatctattaatatatatatatatataaatttatttcatcctttttgtatattcccaggcatataataaaaagatagtaatatatataaataaatatagatatagatAAGTCAATATTTCTtactaaatatttttatatttttatcttacatttcctttttttattctcCCTTGtgagtatatatttaatatatatataatatatataattcattataACAATtacgaaaaaagaaaaaaaaaaaaaaaaaattatgaaaatataataaaatatttgtaaaaaatatggaagatAAGgacttaaaaatataagggaatatacaaaaaggatgaaataaatttatatatatatatatattaatagattttatattatacgacgatatgataattattatataaatatattatatatattatatatatatatatacatattatatcttttaaaagtactttattttgttattttatatattataattatattttatattataataatagtaaaatcagaaaatacattataaaatataaatatttggaaaaaaaaaattaaatttatatttatatataaataaataagattataataagaaaaatgaaaattaaaagttcatgaaaaaaaaaatattacaaaaattgaaatttcaaaagaaaaaagaagaaaagaaaaagtaataatattaggagaatatgaaaatagaaaatttaaaataatatattatattataataatcaggGGATAATAAAGTAAATCATTATAGTATTATCAAAAGGttcaacttttttttttttttttatattttttcatttatatatatattattatatatatatattatattatattatatatattatattatatatattatattatattatattatatatattatattatatatattatattatatatattatatatatatattatatatatatataatataatatataaaaaatatatttttttttttttttaaattttctattttcatattctcttaatattattactttttttttttcttttttttttttttgaaatttcaatttttgtaatattttttttttcatgaacttttaattttcatttttcttattataatcttatttatttatatataaatataaatttaattttttttttccaaatatttatattttataatgtattttctgattttactattattataatataaaatataattataatatataaaataacaaaataaagtacttttaaaagatataatatgtatatatatatatataatatatataatatatttatataataattatcatatcgtcgtataatataaaatctattaatatatatatatatataaatttatttcatcctttttgtatattcccttatatttttaagtatataataaattgtagtgtttatataataatatattatacaatatatatatatatatatatatatatatatatatatatatatgtgcgcATTACtttaagaatataaataagctcgtttaaaaaaaagtttattatattatatatataataagaaacaCCAAAATATATCCAAATAGAAAAgtagaaaattatatttattttatatacatattttatgttacaaaaaaattttaggcatataataaaaagatagtaatatatataaataaatatagatatagatAAGTCAATATTTCTtactaaatatttttatatttttatcttacatttcctttttttattctcCCTTGtgagtatatatttaatatatatataatatatataattcattataacaattaaaaaaaaagaaaaaaaaaaaaaaaaaattatgaaaatataataaaatatttgtaaaaaatatggaagatAAGGAAGTAGTAAATAGTGAAAATAAAGGTgagtcaaaaaaaaaaaaaaaaaaaaaaaaaaaaaaaaaaaaaaaatatatatatatatataaatatatagtaatattcCTTTcagtttattttatatattgtttgtTGGTtctgtttaatttttttggtaTATATCTTTTGATACTTATCGCCTTTCTCTTTTTATAGTTGAAGTTattaaagaagaagaaaatataaaaaaggaagatGATGTAACAAAAAAGGTAAGTGAAAATACAGAAGATAATGACATATCTCTAGCAAACAACGTTTCTTTAGGAAAACATTTATTAATAGGGAGCTCTCTTAAAAAAGGTAATAATATTtgatatgaaaatatatatatatatatatgtatgtatgtactcatatatttacatatatattttcatatatattttcatatatatttacatatatttatccaTTCACATTTTGTATGtccctttttttctttttggtAGGTATTAGCGTTAGTGTTAGAGGAAGAACTATGAATTTAGGAATGAATGCAAAACAAGCTGGTTCGGCAtggaaaaagaaagaaacgGAAAATGTTGAAGAAGAAggagaagaaaaagaaaagaaaattgaTGATGAATCATTTCCGGATTTATTAGAATCTactgaaaaaatgaaatccgaattatcaaaagaaaaagataaaaaaaagaaacaattaAAAGATGGTAAGAAAGTTGAAGACAATGTTAATGTTTTTAATTCTGGTTTTGATAGAGGAGGGAAAACTACTGATGGGAATTCAACAGAATTtaatgataagaaaaaatataatatgtatgatggaaacaagaaaaatgataatgCATTTAATAAGAAATGGTATAACAATCAACAAAATgatatgaacaataataatcaaaataatcaaaataatatgaataataataataataataacaatggaCATATATTTGATACAAATGAAAGTGAAGAAGTTACAGGTTATATATTACCAGGATTTAAAGGAAAACATATGGTTGGATTTAcatgttttttaaaaagaggTACACAAAATCCTGTACCACCTCCTCCAGCACCACCCTTAACAAATAATCAAggtgaaaataatatacctacagataatagaaataacgaaaataaaaaattgatgaatacaaatataaaaatgaatcaaCAAgttgataacaataataataataataataataataataatttgggTAGTGCAATGAATACAcctatgaataatatgaacaaggGGGGCCCAAGAAACAATGTGAACAATTCTGAACATATGAGGGAACATAGTAATCATACGGTAAATAGATTTGCACCGATGGGACAATATGCAAACagcaaaaataataatatgaataatgtgcataatgtgaataatgtgaataatgtgaataatgtgaataatgtgaataatgtgaataatatgaacaatatgaacaatatgaacaatatgaacaataatatgaacaatatgaacaataatatgaacaataatatgaacaatatgaacaatatgaatagTATGAATagtatgaacaatatgaacaatatgaatagtatgaacaatatgaacaatatgaataatatgaata from Plasmodium falciparum 3D7 genome assembly, chromosome: 13 encodes the following:
- a CDS encoding phosphatidylserine synthase, putative; this encodes MKSVYLFASSLLTTLLLSNANVLLDFNTRIIISLVMSLFNLITLYYVMQKYAKTPKISILTKILNYLILIYYVIIMFLHFFSTSEVRTILRFLNKNIEFHAVEKSYMENCNNLANISDKIDWFVCAHLWGWFAKGMIIRNFFLLNINSVIFELIELRFQHILPNFYECWWDHIFLDVLSCNLIGIVASILFMKYFNIELYDWKIPDKIKPNKKNIIFPTIDKLCRKVFTNSSTLLILIFLSFITNIIDLNVFFLKAEIQLHHVNLIVIARTFAIGFISGKACKEFYRFLKEGMTPKRAFYIFLEIIILSLEFLLAIRWKDTLISDKSDLTGINMVWLFITSTLSSILLLLYVNESLI